A region of Vigna radiata var. radiata cultivar VC1973A chromosome 10, Vradiata_ver6, whole genome shotgun sequence DNA encodes the following proteins:
- the LOC106775435 gene encoding protein-lysine N-methyltransferase EEF2KMT isoform X1 codes for MEQELDPSLPCSQRLLSAILAMEPSECLISHARECGGGSITEQVQQFIWHHCLSSPGDFHVPYLKNFLKKLIAQIEFDHGYVLDSLYELYALYMTSCKDDSLEKGDARVSKRISFLFPDGCSELQSCPHSRVLVFPLQCSRNMLEGGTGCSIWKPGLFLSEFILSHPELFSNKTCFEVGSGVGLIGLCLAHVKASKVILSDGDLSTLVNMKFNLEMNHLNVEAGMRQRNNDQNMVKCLYLPWESASVSQLQDIRADVVLGADVIYDPVYQPHLVRVLAILLNPMNLEFCRQHASCKGISPNIKHENCEHNHEHAIDISHSRFKASHNDDSYSLPKEAPVAYISYVIRNIETFNYFMSLGKQAHLDIVDLTDSLKPLNLLCYMQSYNQASVRLLRITGNNKNS; via the exons ATGGAGCAAGAGTTGGATCCCTCTCTCCCATGTAGCCAGCGACTGCTCTCTGCAATTCTCGCCATGGAACCTTCCGAATGCCTTATCTCCCATGCCAG GGAGTGTGGTGGAGGCTCAATCACAGAGCAAGTTCAACAATTCATCTGGCACCATTGCCTCTCCTCTcct GGTGATTTTCATGTTCCTTACCTGAAGAATTTCCTCAAGAAACTCATCGCTCAAATTGAGTTCGACCATGGCTATGTCTTGGACAGCTTGTACGAACTCTATGCTCTCTATATGACATCATGCAAG gATGATAGTTTAGAGAAGGGAGATGCCAGAGTCAGCAAAAGAATTTCGTTTCTTTTTCCTGATG GTTGTTCTGAACTGCAAAGTTGTCCGCACTCTAGGGTACTGGTCTTTCCATTGCAGTGTTCTCGGAACATGCTTGAAGGTGGTACGGG GTGCTCAATATGGAAACCGGGTCTGTTTTTGTCTGAGTTCATACTTTCTCATCCagaattattttctaataaaacatGCTTCGAG gTTGGTTCAGGAGTTGGCTTAATTGGATTATGTCTAGCTCATGTGAAGGCTTCTAAG GTGATATTAAGTGATGGTGACCTATCAACTTTAGTTAATATGAAGTTTAATCTGGAGATGAACCACCTGAATGTCGAAGCTGGCATGCGGCAAAGAAACAATGACCAAAACATG GTAAAATGCTTGTATCTGCCGTGGGAATCTGCATCAGTTAGTCAACTCCAAGATATCAGGGCTGATGTTGT TCTGGGTGCAGATGTGATATATGATCCTGTTTATCAACCACATCTTGTTCGAGTACTTGCCATTCTTTTGAATCCGATGAATTTGGAGTTTTGCAGACAGCATGCAAGTTGTAAGGGCATCTCCCCAAACATTAAACATGAAAATTGTGAACATAATCATGAACATGCTATTGACATATCTCACAGTAGATTCAAAGCAAGCCATAATGATGATAGTTACAGCCTGCCAAAGGAAGCACCGGTGGCGTATATTTCATATGTTATCAGAAACATTGAAACTTTCAACTATTTCATGTCCCTGGGAAAACAGGCTCATCTTGATATTGTGGACCTTACTGATTCATTGAAGCCACTAAATCTCCTCTGCTACATGCAATCATACAATCAAGCCAGTGTAAGACTATTGCGTATAACTGGCAATAATAAAAATAGCTAG
- the LOC106775435 gene encoding protein-lysine N-methyltransferase EEF2KMT isoform X2, translating to MEQELDPSLPCSQRLLSAILAMEPSECLISHARECGGGSITEQVQQFIWHHCLSSPGDFHVPYLKNFLKKLIAQIEFDHGYVLDSLYELYALYMTSCKDDSLEKGDARVSKRISFLFPDGCSELQSCPHSRVLVFPLQCSRNMLEGGTGCSIWKPGLFLSEFILSHPELFSNKTCFEVGSGVGLIGLCLAHVKASKVILSDGDLSTLVNMKFNLEMNHLNVEAGMRQRNNDQNMVKCLYLPWESASVSQLQDIRADVVLGADVIYDPVYQPHLVRVLAILLNPMNLEFCRQHASYSKQAIMMIVTACQRKHRWRIFHMLSETLKLSTISCPWENRLILILWTLLIH from the exons ATGGAGCAAGAGTTGGATCCCTCTCTCCCATGTAGCCAGCGACTGCTCTCTGCAATTCTCGCCATGGAACCTTCCGAATGCCTTATCTCCCATGCCAG GGAGTGTGGTGGAGGCTCAATCACAGAGCAAGTTCAACAATTCATCTGGCACCATTGCCTCTCCTCTcct GGTGATTTTCATGTTCCTTACCTGAAGAATTTCCTCAAGAAACTCATCGCTCAAATTGAGTTCGACCATGGCTATGTCTTGGACAGCTTGTACGAACTCTATGCTCTCTATATGACATCATGCAAG gATGATAGTTTAGAGAAGGGAGATGCCAGAGTCAGCAAAAGAATTTCGTTTCTTTTTCCTGATG GTTGTTCTGAACTGCAAAGTTGTCCGCACTCTAGGGTACTGGTCTTTCCATTGCAGTGTTCTCGGAACATGCTTGAAGGTGGTACGGG GTGCTCAATATGGAAACCGGGTCTGTTTTTGTCTGAGTTCATACTTTCTCATCCagaattattttctaataaaacatGCTTCGAG gTTGGTTCAGGAGTTGGCTTAATTGGATTATGTCTAGCTCATGTGAAGGCTTCTAAG GTGATATTAAGTGATGGTGACCTATCAACTTTAGTTAATATGAAGTTTAATCTGGAGATGAACCACCTGAATGTCGAAGCTGGCATGCGGCAAAGAAACAATGACCAAAACATG GTAAAATGCTTGTATCTGCCGTGGGAATCTGCATCAGTTAGTCAACTCCAAGATATCAGGGCTGATGTTGT TCTGGGTGCAGATGTGATATATGATCCTGTTTATCAACCACATCTTGTTCGAGTACTTGCCATTCTTTTGAATCCGATGAATTTGGAGTTTTGCAGACAGCATGCAAGTT ATTCAAAGCAAGCCATAATGATGATAGTTACAGCCTGCCAAAGGAAGCACCGGTGGCGTATATTTCATATGTTATCAGAAACATTGAAACTTTCAACTATTTCATGTCCCTGGGAAAACAGGCTCATCTTGATATTGTGGACCTTACTGATTCATTGA
- the LOC106775435 gene encoding protein-lysine N-methyltransferase EEF2KMT isoform X3 produces MEQELDPSLPCSQRLLSAILAMEPSECLISHARECGGGSITEQVQQFIWHHCLSSPGDFHVPYLKNFLKKLIAQIEFDHGYVLDSLYELYALYMTSCKDDSLEKGDARVSKRISFLFPDGCSELQSCPHSRVLVFPLQCSRNMLEGGTGCSIWKPGLFLSEFILSHPELFSNKTCFEVGSGVGLIGLCLAHVKASKVILSDGDLSTLVNMKFNLEMNHLNVEAGMRQRNNDQNMVKCLYLPWESASVSQLQDIRADVVCDI; encoded by the exons ATGGAGCAAGAGTTGGATCCCTCTCTCCCATGTAGCCAGCGACTGCTCTCTGCAATTCTCGCCATGGAACCTTCCGAATGCCTTATCTCCCATGCCAG GGAGTGTGGTGGAGGCTCAATCACAGAGCAAGTTCAACAATTCATCTGGCACCATTGCCTCTCCTCTcct GGTGATTTTCATGTTCCTTACCTGAAGAATTTCCTCAAGAAACTCATCGCTCAAATTGAGTTCGACCATGGCTATGTCTTGGACAGCTTGTACGAACTCTATGCTCTCTATATGACATCATGCAAG gATGATAGTTTAGAGAAGGGAGATGCCAGAGTCAGCAAAAGAATTTCGTTTCTTTTTCCTGATG GTTGTTCTGAACTGCAAAGTTGTCCGCACTCTAGGGTACTGGTCTTTCCATTGCAGTGTTCTCGGAACATGCTTGAAGGTGGTACGGG GTGCTCAATATGGAAACCGGGTCTGTTTTTGTCTGAGTTCATACTTTCTCATCCagaattattttctaataaaacatGCTTCGAG gTTGGTTCAGGAGTTGGCTTAATTGGATTATGTCTAGCTCATGTGAAGGCTTCTAAG GTGATATTAAGTGATGGTGACCTATCAACTTTAGTTAATATGAAGTTTAATCTGGAGATGAACCACCTGAATGTCGAAGCTGGCATGCGGCAAAGAAACAATGACCAAAACATG GTAAAATGCTTGTATCTGCCGTGGGAATCTGCATCAGTTAGTCAACTCCAAGATATCAGGGCTGATGTTGT ATGTGATATATGA
- the LOC106775092 gene encoding GDSL esterase/lipase At1g54790 isoform X3, protein MASKNVFFHFVLVSMCLAMSNSAEFKYPAVFNFGDSNSDTGDLAAGLGFQVAPPNGQDYFKIPSGRFCDGRLIVDFLSNFYLYLNSIAMATNTCTLQILYLIAICIPCAISFQLDFPTVFNFGDSNSDTGALIAAGFESLYPPNGQTYFQIPSGRYSDGRLIIDFLMDAMDLPFLNAYLDSLGLPNFRKGCNFAAAAATILPATSSSLCPFSFGVQVSQFLRFKARALELIAKGRKFDKYVPDENIFEKGLYMFDIGQNDLAGAFYSKTLDQILASIPAILLELEKGIKNLYDQGARYFWIHNTGPLGCLPQNIAKFGTDASKLDELGCVSSHNQAAKIFNLQLHALCTKLQGQYPDSNVTYVDIFSIKSNLISNFSRYGFEQPIMACCGFGGPPLNYDSRVSCGETKTFNGTTITAQACNDSSEYISWDGIHYTETANQYVASQILTGKYSDPPFSDKMPFLLKLKF, encoded by the exons ATGGCTTCCAAGAAtgtattttttcattttgtcttaGTTTCCATGTGTTTAGCTATGTCAAATTCGGCGGAGTTCAAATACCCAGCAGTTTTCAACTTCGGTGATTCTAACTCGGACACAGGAGACTTGGCTGCAGGGTTGGGCTTTCAGGTTGCGCCACCTAATGGACAGGATTACTTCAAAATTCCATCTGGGAGGTTCTGCGACGGCCGTCTCATAGTGGACTTcctaagtaatttttatttataccttaat TCAATAGCTATGGCAACCAACACTTGTACCCTTCAGATTCTTTACCTCATTGCCATCTGCATACCTTGTGCCATATCCTTCCAGTTGGATTTTCCAACAGTTTTCAACTTTGGTGATTCAAATTCTGATACCGGTGCTCTTATTGCCGCTGGTTTTGAGAGCCTTTACCCTCCAAATGGACAAACTTACTTCCAAATACCATCGGGAAGATACTCTGATGGCCGTCTCATCATCGATTTCCTTA TGGATGCTATGGACTTGCCATTCCTAAATGCCTACCTGGATTCTTTGGGTTTGCCAAATTTTAGGAAAGGATGCAACTTTGCTGCAGCAGCTGCAACTATCCTCCCAGCCACTTCATCTTCCCTCTGCCCCTTTTCCTTTGGGGTTCAGGTGTCTCAGTTCCTCCGATTCAAAGCTAGGGCCCTTGAATTGATAGCCAAAG GCAGGAAATTTGATAAGTACGTCCCAGATGAGAATATTTTCGAGAAGGGATTGTACATGTTTGACATTGGCCAGAATGATCTTGCTGGAGCATTTTATTCAAAAACTTTGGACCAAATACTTGCCTCAATTCCGGCAATTCTTTTAGAGCTTGAAAAGGGAATAAAG AATCTCTATGACCAGGGGGCTAGATATTTCTGGATACATAATACAGGGCCTCTTGGATGCTTGCCTCAGAACATTGCCAAATTTGGAACTGATGCATCAAAACTTGACGAACTGGGATGTGTTAGTTCACACAACCAAGCTGCTAAAATCTTTAACCTACAGCTACACGCTCTCTGTACTAAATTGCAGGGCCAATATCCAGACTCGAATGTCACATACGTGGATATCTTCTCTATAAAATCAAATCTGATTTCAAACTTTTCCAGATACG GGTTTGAACAACCTATTATGGCTTGTTGTGGATTCGGAGGTCCACCCCTCAACTATGATAGTCGAGTTTCCTGTGGGGAAACAAAGACCTTCAACGGAACCACAATCACAGCACAAGCTTGCAATGATTCTAGTGAGTACATAAGCTGGGATGGGATTCATTACACTGAGACTGCTAATCAATATGTAGCATCACAAATTCTCACCGGAAAGTACTCCGATCCTCCTTTCTCAGACAAAATGCCCTTCCTACTTAAGCTCAAGTTCTAG
- the LOC106775092 gene encoding GDSL esterase/lipase At1g54790 isoform X2, which produces MASKNVFFHFVLVSMCLAMSNSAEFKYPAVFNFGDSNSDTGDLAAGLGFQVAPPNGQDYFKIPSGRFCDGRLIVDFLMDAMDLPFLNAYLDSLGLPNFRKGCNFAAAAATILPATSSSLCPFSFGVQVSQFLRFKARALELIAKGRKFDKYVPDENIFEKGLYMFDIGQNDLAGAFYSKTLDQILASIPAILLELEKGIKNLYDQGARYFWIHNTGPLGCLPQNIAKFGTDASKLDELGCVSSHNQAAKIFNLQLHALCTKLQGQYPDSNVTYVDIFSIKSNLISNFSRYGFEQPIMACCGFGGPPLNYDSRVSCGETKTFNGTTITAQACNDSSEYISWDGIHYTETANQYVASQILTGKYSDPPFSDKMPFLLKLKF; this is translated from the exons ATGGCTTCCAAGAAtgtattttttcattttgtcttaGTTTCCATGTGTTTAGCTATGTCAAATTCGGCGGAGTTCAAATACCCAGCAGTTTTCAACTTCGGTGATTCTAACTCGGACACAGGAGACTTGGCTGCAGGGTTGGGCTTTCAGGTTGCGCCACCTAATGGACAGGATTACTTCAAAATTCCATCTGGGAGGTTCTGCGACGGCCGTCTCATAGTGGACTTcctaa TGGATGCTATGGACTTGCCATTCCTAAATGCCTACCTGGATTCTTTGGGTTTGCCAAATTTTAGGAAAGGATGCAACTTTGCTGCAGCAGCTGCAACTATCCTCCCAGCCACTTCATCTTCCCTCTGCCCCTTTTCCTTTGGGGTTCAGGTGTCTCAGTTCCTCCGATTCAAAGCTAGGGCCCTTGAATTGATAGCCAAAG GCAGGAAATTTGATAAGTACGTCCCAGATGAGAATATTTTCGAGAAGGGATTGTACATGTTTGACATTGGCCAGAATGATCTTGCTGGAGCATTTTATTCAAAAACTTTGGACCAAATACTTGCCTCAATTCCGGCAATTCTTTTAGAGCTTGAAAAGGGAATAAAG AATCTCTATGACCAGGGGGCTAGATATTTCTGGATACATAATACAGGGCCTCTTGGATGCTTGCCTCAGAACATTGCCAAATTTGGAACTGATGCATCAAAACTTGACGAACTGGGATGTGTTAGTTCACACAACCAAGCTGCTAAAATCTTTAACCTACAGCTACACGCTCTCTGTACTAAATTGCAGGGCCAATATCCAGACTCGAATGTCACATACGTGGATATCTTCTCTATAAAATCAAATCTGATTTCAAACTTTTCCAGATACG GGTTTGAACAACCTATTATGGCTTGTTGTGGATTCGGAGGTCCACCCCTCAACTATGATAGTCGAGTTTCCTGTGGGGAAACAAAGACCTTCAACGGAACCACAATCACAGCACAAGCTTGCAATGATTCTAGTGAGTACATAAGCTGGGATGGGATTCATTACACTGAGACTGCTAATCAATATGTAGCATCACAAATTCTCACCGGAAAGTACTCCGATCCTCCTTTCTCAGACAAAATGCCCTTCCTACTTAAGCTCAAGTTCTAG
- the LOC106775092 gene encoding GDSL esterase/lipase At1g54790 isoform X1, producing the protein MATNTCTLQILYLIAICIPCAISFQLDFPTVFNFGDSNSDTGALIAAGFESLYPPNGQTYFQIPSGRYSDGRLIIDFLMDAMDLPFLNAYLDSLGLPNFRKGCNFAAAAATILPATSSSLCPFSFGVQVSQFLRFKARALELIAKGRKFDKYVPDENIFEKGLYMFDIGQNDLAGAFYSKTLDQILASIPAILLELEKGIKNLYDQGARYFWIHNTGPLGCLPQNIAKFGTDASKLDELGCVSSHNQAAKIFNLQLHALCTKLQGQYPDSNVTYVDIFSIKSNLISNFSRYGFEQPIMACCGFGGPPLNYDSRVSCGETKTFNGTTITAQACNDSSEYISWDGIHYTETANQYVASQILTGKYSDPPFSDKMPFLLKLKF; encoded by the exons ATGGCAACCAACACTTGTACCCTTCAGATTCTTTACCTCATTGCCATCTGCATACCTTGTGCCATATCCTTCCAGTTGGATTTTCCAACAGTTTTCAACTTTGGTGATTCAAATTCTGATACCGGTGCTCTTATTGCCGCTGGTTTTGAGAGCCTTTACCCTCCAAATGGACAAACTTACTTCCAAATACCATCGGGAAGATACTCTGATGGCCGTCTCATCATCGATTTCCTTA TGGATGCTATGGACTTGCCATTCCTAAATGCCTACCTGGATTCTTTGGGTTTGCCAAATTTTAGGAAAGGATGCAACTTTGCTGCAGCAGCTGCAACTATCCTCCCAGCCACTTCATCTTCCCTCTGCCCCTTTTCCTTTGGGGTTCAGGTGTCTCAGTTCCTCCGATTCAAAGCTAGGGCCCTTGAATTGATAGCCAAAG GCAGGAAATTTGATAAGTACGTCCCAGATGAGAATATTTTCGAGAAGGGATTGTACATGTTTGACATTGGCCAGAATGATCTTGCTGGAGCATTTTATTCAAAAACTTTGGACCAAATACTTGCCTCAATTCCGGCAATTCTTTTAGAGCTTGAAAAGGGAATAAAG AATCTCTATGACCAGGGGGCTAGATATTTCTGGATACATAATACAGGGCCTCTTGGATGCTTGCCTCAGAACATTGCCAAATTTGGAACTGATGCATCAAAACTTGACGAACTGGGATGTGTTAGTTCACACAACCAAGCTGCTAAAATCTTTAACCTACAGCTACACGCTCTCTGTACTAAATTGCAGGGCCAATATCCAGACTCGAATGTCACATACGTGGATATCTTCTCTATAAAATCAAATCTGATTTCAAACTTTTCCAGATACG GGTTTGAACAACCTATTATGGCTTGTTGTGGATTCGGAGGTCCACCCCTCAACTATGATAGTCGAGTTTCCTGTGGGGAAACAAAGACCTTCAACGGAACCACAATCACAGCACAAGCTTGCAATGATTCTAGTGAGTACATAAGCTGGGATGGGATTCATTACACTGAGACTGCTAATCAATATGTAGCATCACAAATTCTCACCGGAAAGTACTCCGATCCTCCTTTCTCAGACAAAATGCCCTTCCTACTTAAGCTCAAGTTCTAG